The following DNA comes from Malania oleifera isolate guangnan ecotype guangnan chromosome 12, ASM2987363v1, whole genome shotgun sequence.
CTAATCACAAGATGTTATGTCAGCATTTGAATCCATACAAGTGAAAGGTATTACTTGATATAAGTCCCAATAATGTGAGTTTGGTATCACTTTAGTGACTTCAAATAAGAATACAATATTTTGTGAttagaagatttcaaatattatgTACATGATATCTCTTACAAGTCTTTCTACATTCTCACAAAAGCATATCTTTCACTTGTATAAGACGTAATATCACATTGTATAATTGGTGGGTTTCATAACTCAGCTTAAGTGTAATTACACTTAGGCAACAACGCAGCCTAAGTGTAATTACTTATAACACAGCTCAAGTGTAATTAAGTTTGAACCAGTCTTGCCAAATCAAGCAGCATTCTTTTAGGATGGAAAGATTCTAGGAAATAACCTAGTCCACGCCAGCTGGTCATACGGTTATGTTAGCATTGCTTGCGGAGAATTTTTCTTCTTACTTCACAGAGAACAAAGAAATAAACGTGATTTAGTTATCCGATCTACCTGAGAACCATTTGGTTCATTtcataaatattaatttatttcgaTTTGCGTACGTACAGCTGGTATAATAGCCATGGGGGCATTGGCCGGGAAGAGATCATCAATGGCGAGCTTGTTGTGGGTGATGGTGGTGGTGGCGGGTGGTATTCTGGGGTGGTGCGCGGCGGAGGTTTATGAAGTCGGTGGCTCTGCTGGTTGGACCACCACCGGAAAAGTTGATTACCAGAAGTGGGCTGCCTCTCAAAACTTCAAAGTTGGCGACATCATTcgtacgttttttttttttaggcatcTGATCTTTTAAGCCTTGTGCATGTATTAAATTTGTCCAAATTAATCcatctaaattcaaatttaaggttcGAAAATCATGCTTTGAATACAGTATTAGTTGAATCTCTCATCGTAAGCATCATAATATACCATTGAATCTTACATCCATAAAGACACGGATTAATATAATAGCATACACCATAATTGATGTACACTAGATGGATGGATTGACATAAGACATATGACGAGTGAAACTCTTTTGTCACCTATTTTACATCTAAAAAATAAGTATATGAACAACATTGAGGGATAGGtcccatgtataacttttttATTAGAAGAGAGACCATAAATTTTCTACGCATGGAAAATATCTTATTACAGATCAATCTCTATGACAGACTAAAGATAAATCTAATACAAGTTAAAACTTTAGTAATATAATGTCACCTAACTTATAGCTGGTGgcttaattataaatatataaattgaaatagaattgaagttctATAAGATATAATAATTTGCAAAAGGATAGTAtgtaatatttcaaaaaatacatCTCAAGTGGTGTCTTGACTAAACATATTGGGCCCTACAAACCCCCATATATCTTTTGCCTTTAACCCAAACACCACGCTATATACATTTTTAGagagatttattattttttttcaaaataaaaaagtcACTCATTCAAGCATTTTTGTTGTTACTTGACAATAATCATTCATTATCTATTCTATATTatgaattaataaaaaatttaaaatagaaatttgttttaaaataataaatattttcttttgtaAGTATATTTATATAGTTCCTAGTTAACATATTATATTTTTGCCCAACCTTACTCTTGGAAGCATGGATTTTGAATTTGGATTCTAGGTATTAAATTTGGTCAAAACTAcataaatatgaatttgaatttaaaggtCCCAAACATAGGGTTATTATTATACTTGGAGCATGTATTGAATTATATAACATCTAAGTCataaactaaattaaattaataGAGTTTGAATTTACAAAGATTTGAACAAAACattcatattaatttatatatatatatatatatatatatatatatattcaaattcaaaacttaaaaTTCTTACTACCAAACACAaactataattttttataatttttttattcaataCTAAAATTTCCtctataaataaatatattaattaattatatatatgtgcatattAATTCATGTATGTAATGAATGTTCTGTACGTAGAATTCGTGTATGGCAAGGCATACGACAATGTGCTACGGGTGACCCACGAGAAGTTCCAGAAGTGCGACACAACGGCGCCCTTTACGGTGTATAGCACCGGCAACGACTCCGTCACCATTAAAAGCCCAGGCCACCTCTACTTCATCTGCGGCTTTCCCGGCCATTGCCAGGCCGGCCAGAAAGTCGACATCCGCGTTCTCGGCGACGGCACCAACCCTCCCGCTGCCGCTCCCAACGCTCCCGGTCCTAATCCCCAGTCCCCACCGTCGCCCGCCCTGCCTTTTCCGACGACCCCTCCCGCCCCCGTACCTCCTGCTCCTCCGTCTGATAATTCCGCCGTCAACGGCGCTGCGTTTCTCGTCGCTGTTTCCAGTTCCAAGCTCCGCTTGATCATCATGGTGGCGGCGCTTTTGGCTTCTATTTTTGTTACTGCTTAATGTTTCTTTTTAATCAATTGACTAGTACTGATGGAGCAATTTTTGTTACTGCTTAATGTTTCTTTTTAATCGATTGACTAGTACTGATGGAGCAATTTTTGTTACTgcttaatttttctttctaacgATTGACTAGTACTGATGGAGCATTTTTCATCTAAGTGTTTAATTGCATGGGGTTTTTATTGAAGTAATTTGTTAGCTTGGGCAATCTCATTGGTTCATCATTTAAAATTAGTCTTGCTTCAAATCCTTCTTGGGCTTTGTGgtgattatatttttaataaattttcaatatatttttaaaataaaatgataatatattattataatttaatttacaAATATTAAAATGAGATACTACTACGACCCTGTATATATCACGTGTTGCACTATGTAGTAATAGtataaaatgtttttaaacattttaaaataaatttaaaagaattaatactgtgtttaaaattataaaataaaaatattaaaatgtgaTACTATTATGATACCATATAAATATAAGGACATGAAATATCTTAAAAATTATAAGTTATGATTTGAAACTAATACTTTAATTAAAGTTATgagaaatatcaaaatttaaaacataactttaTAAATACGTTAATTAATAAGTAGATTTTTTATTAATTCTAAATTGTGATTTGGTACCTACACTCTTAACTATTATTATTGTTTGTTTACTTAACTATCaattaattagatttttaaatttaaataaatttaaagtttattgttgactttttgagttcgatctctattttaatgttgacaaacacaagtgtctggTCAGGACCTCAAACCAATTACTCAACCAtcaaaaaaactttaaaaaataggTAAATGAATCATTACAAACAAAATTTCAAACAATTGAATAATATTAGTGactttgataaaataaaataattcatacaaatttctGATGCAAAAGATCATCCAATGGACTCAATTGCAGAGCATACTTATCTGATGCAAAATTTGAATAAAAGCTTGTTCTTTATTAAAAGCTTACTTTGAATTACACCTTGAATTTTGACAGAAGATCCTAAAACAGAattgagagagaagagggagaagagaTATTTCAGGTGGAGCTCAAGACGTCATAGGTTTACTCTAAGAGAACCCTCTGAAATGGTGCAAGGATTTATAGGACATGAGACTCTTATTTATAGATAAAGGGGCTTAGACTTCAAATGATTTGGAATATGGGGTTAATTAGTGCGGGTGTTCTTTGGGCCCCATCGACCACTAAATTCAACTTTAGATTCTTACAGGACAAGAGAGCCGACgcaagaaaacaaaataaagtaaaggtgacagcacatagACTGCTGCATTTGTGTGGGGATCCACCACCTTTAACTTTAAGTCAAGGAAAGAAAATTACAACCTTGGCCAAAAGGTGGACAGGTGTAAAATTTTTACAGACACAAAATAATTACAAGCCGAGCCAAATGGTTGCTGGCTGCAAAACTTCTTgagtaatctttgaataaagacaGGATGGCCTGTCAAATCTTGAGTAAATTCTTGAGTAATTTTGAAAGTTGACAGGGTGGCTTGTCAAATCTTTGAAGCGGTGGCCGCAGTTTCTGACTttgagggaaaagaaattatttctttttctttgccTTTCCTTTTGCTGAGTTGGGTTTTGGATCATCTTGAATAAACTAGTAGAAGTCTGAACCGAGATCAGGATCGACggttttatttgaataaatgttATCGGCAGAATTTGACTCAACTGATTCCTCCAACTATTTGATAAGTCTGATTAAATGAGCTTTCATCTTTCCTGATTTGGAAGACTTTAACTTTCTTGAAGAGATTGAAATAGTATCATATTCATCAAAGACTTTCagtctttcttttgattttagtATCGAACCTTGAGAATTTGAAGGTTGACAAACTTGTTGAATTAACCATGAGCGAACTTGTCCCTCTGGTAGGGTAAATTTTTCCCACCAACGAACCTTGAAAATTCTTCTTAATGCTTTTGAAAAACACAAGGTACTTTCATTTGGGGAAATGAAGATGTAATCCCAGCAGAAAATCCAAGTGATGCCAAAATTTGAACAGAATTGTAGGAGCTTGAATAAAGGTTGAGATTGATCCTGAGGGAGgataaaattcttttgaaataacTCAAGATCATCTTCGATTATTTCAcgaaaaatttctttttcaggaccaaaaattttaaaccattttaaaaacCAATTTGGAAAGGTTTTGCAAATCTTTGGGTCGAAATGCATGAACCAAGAAGGTGAATAATTTCAAAGGAAAAGTACATTTGACCAAGCGTCAATATAATCTTTGTAGTcatatgtgacaacccgaataaaaatggaatttgaataattaagagggagagaaatagaaatagaaatagaaatagaaatagaaatagaaatagaaggaggccgtaaacttcgtcgacgacattgcatttggggaataaaaataattttaagagatttactagaggactcgtcgacgaacacaggggattcgtcgacgagggtagaagaaaattcattgacgaaaactgaatttcttcgacgaagaaataccgagaaaGGTTTTTGAGccgcctgaattttgtcgacgaggactgaattttgtcgacaaaattatgaagaattcgtcgacgaatggcgtgGCTCGTCCACGAATCTGgttctatatatatgaaaaatccgatttttaacttcattcTTAAGCCATCttcgctttctctctctctcctcttcgactctctctctctctctctctctttctcatcaattttgggctatttttacatcggatcgacaatccaaagtcaccacgacgctcctagggaagttctttccaaatctgtcggagtggatcattggtgaaagcaagtgggaaatcatccttgagttgaggtaagactttttaagtcgaatttggtCTTgcaatagttataggaaataatgtatgcatgaaaatactaaggtttaatattaggaattttcagttttagggtattaatcaggaaatcctacgggggtcaggttaggatattttaggggctttctcagtagttaggtaagggaataaattaaagcagttatcttctgtgcaaattattattaattatgagtaaatctattttcagaaaaacatatgttatatttgtttattatgaattaaatgtacaattgggaaaatactgctgtgatgattaaaatgtatatgtatgtatgagatgccagaaaatcacgattttagaatatgatgtatgacttttaacagcacatgtgtggcatgaatattattttacgtggaatgtattatgatatgaaaggtTTTACAAACGAAGCATGttttcaagtattatgaaaatatgagtatgttgtgatgattttgatgaatatatgataaatgatttattttcagaatgtatatacctgaaacaattctggcacgaggccgtaatttatgttatgttcggcacaaggccgcaatttatgttatgtttaccacgaggccgtaattactatattttcggcacgaggccgtaatgatgttataaatgatcatatattatatgctatCACAACcaggatattagtttagtttagttcaggggcttggtactgtagcttatagatcaaatgtttatgatcagattagtgctaaccattccacgaggggatgagagatggatagtcgatgtggctttcaatagagtgtggacgtctgcctggtagtccggaccagggtgtggcggtcatttatctacttctaggtacagcgccaatctctaaagcactgTACCGAATGGTGCCGGTAGAGTTgacagaattgaaagatcagttgcaggatttgcttgataagggtttcatacgacctagtgtatcgccatggggagctccagtgttgtttgtaaaaaagaaggacgggtctataaggatgtgcatagattacagagaaattaataaagtgaccatcaagaacaagtatcctctaccccatttcgatgatttgtttgaccagctccagggtacacaggtgtattctaagatcgatctcaggtcaggctaccatcaggtaaaggtgagagcggaggatgtatcgaagacgactttcaggaccagatatgggcattacgagtttctggttatgccatttggcctgacgaatgctcctgcgatatttatggacttgatgaatagagccttccaccaatacctagaccagttcgtggttgtttttattgatgatgtactagtctattcgaggagctattaggagcacgagatacatttaaggcaggttttacagatacttagggaaaagaagttgtatgcaaaatttagtaaatgtgacttctggctcgagaaagttgtatttttggggcatgtcatctcaggagacggaatttctgtagatcccagtaagattgaggaagtggtgaactgggctagaccaaggaatgtctaggagattagaagtttcttgggtttagttggatattaccgtcgttttgttgaggggttctcagccttatcaaggcctctgacacgactgaaaaagaagaatgctagatttgaatggaacgacagctatgagcagagttttcaggaactgaagcagaggttagtcacagtgCCAGTATTGATCATCTCGTCTAGGGGTAAGGGTTACACTATCTACAGTGAcacatccttgaaaggacttggctgtgtgttgatgcagcatggcagggtagtggcgtatgcatctagatagttgaaagagtacgaaaagaactaccctacccatgatcttgaattggctgcagtggtacacgcattaaaaatttggaggcattgcCTATACAGCGAACAATGTGAGATTTTCTcagaccataagagcttaaaatatttcttcacccagaaggaattgaatataagacagagagggtggttagagttgattaaatattttgattgtactattagttaccacctagggaaagcaaacgtggtagctgatgcactgagcaggaagtatGGAGTATCAGCATTGgaagctatggagatccagcgtccgatcatgatagatctggagagacttggcattgaattgatagagagtaatactccagtatgtatcgccagcctagtggtacaacctactttgcaagaaagaattaaaaccactcagaaagaggatccagaattagtagaggtgatggacagagtgcagagaggttagggagaggaattctgcatctcagatgacggagctttgcggttccgttccagactgtgtgttcctactgatgctgacattaggaggactattttagatgaggctcacagatc
Coding sequences within:
- the LOC131143885 gene encoding uclacyanin 1-like; amino-acid sequence: MGALAGKRSSMASLLWVMVVVAGGILGWCAAEVYEVGGSAGWTTTGKVDYQKWAASQNFKVGDIIQFVYGKAYDNVLRVTHEKFQKCDTTAPFTVYSTGNDSVTIKSPGHLYFICGFPGHCQAGQKVDIRVLGDGTNPPAAAPNAPGPNPQSPPSPALPFPTTPPAPVPPAPPSDNSAVNGAAFLVAVSSSKLRLIIMVAALLASIFVTA